In Flavobacterium cerinum, one genomic interval encodes:
- the dnaJ gene encoding molecular chaperone DnaJ, giving the protein MKKDFYEILGVDKSATPEQIKKAYRKKAIEFHPDKNPGDKEAEEKFKLAAEAYEVLSDADKKARYDQYGHAAFDGAGGFGGGGHMNMDDIFSQFGDIFGSAFGGGFGGFSGGFGGGGQRRMKGSNLRIKVKLTLEEIANGVEKKVKVKRKVQAQGVTYKTCPTCNGSGQVMKVTNTILGRMQTSSPCHTCSGTGQIIDSKPNNADAQGMIMEDETVSIKIPAGVVDGMQLKVAGKGNDAPGANSVPGDLIVAIEEVEHEKLKREGENLHYDLYISVAEAALGTSKDIDTVNGKVRIKLEEGIQSGKILRLKGKGIPSLNNYGSGDLLVHVNVWTPKTLNKEQKQFFEKMLTDENFTPKPEKSDKSFFEKVKDMFS; this is encoded by the coding sequence ATGAAAAAAGATTTTTACGAAATATTAGGAGTGGATAAAAGTGCTACGCCGGAGCAAATTAAAAAAGCATACCGCAAAAAAGCAATTGAATTTCACCCTGATAAAAACCCGGGCGATAAAGAAGCCGAAGAAAAATTCAAATTGGCAGCTGAAGCTTATGAAGTATTAAGTGATGCTGACAAAAAAGCACGTTATGACCAATACGGTCATGCCGCATTCGATGGTGCCGGCGGATTTGGCGGTGGCGGACATATGAATATGGATGACATCTTCAGTCAGTTCGGAGATATTTTCGGAAGTGCTTTCGGTGGCGGATTCGGTGGATTTAGTGGTGGATTCGGTGGCGGTGGCCAACGTCGTATGAAAGGTAGTAACCTGAGAATCAAAGTGAAATTAACACTGGAAGAGATTGCGAACGGAGTTGAAAAGAAAGTTAAAGTAAAACGTAAAGTTCAGGCTCAGGGCGTAACCTATAAAACCTGTCCGACTTGTAACGGTTCGGGTCAGGTGATGAAAGTGACCAATACAATTCTGGGAAGAATGCAAACGTCTTCTCCGTGTCATACCTGTAGCGGAACCGGTCAGATAATCGATAGTAAACCGAACAATGCCGATGCACAGGGAATGATCATGGAAGATGAAACCGTATCGATCAAAATACCGGCCGGTGTTGTAGACGGTATGCAGCTTAAAGTTGCCGGTAAAGGTAACGATGCACCGGGTGCAAACAGTGTTCCGGGTGACCTGATTGTAGCAATTGAAGAAGTTGAACACGAAAAACTGAAGCGTGAAGGAGAAAACCTGCATTATGACTTATATATTAGTGTAGCCGAAGCCGCTTTAGGAACATCAAAAGATATTGATACCGTAAACGGAAAAGTAAGAATCAAACTGGAAGAAGGAATCCAGTCCGGAAAAATTCTGAGATTAAAAGGGAAAGGAATTCCAAGCCTTAATAATTACGGAAGCGGAGATTTGTTAGTTCACGTTAATGTGTGGACGCCGAAAACACTGAATAAAGAACAAAAGCAGTTTTTTGAGAAAATGCTGACTGATGAAAACTTTACACCGAAACCGGAAAAGTCCGATAA